In Elusimicrobiota bacterium, one DNA window encodes the following:
- a CDS encoding flagellar biosynthetic protein FliO, translated as MKGGAWAAIGGWVSAVRAAEGDWLSTPPVPETPFPWFRLAALLLITVGFVVAAKRLGRSRARTGNRPEALALLGKLPLGPKSGVGFVAVGSRRFLVGFGENGVHPIARWEEPPDAAPIRSRTPALRVDVPNVFFHES; from the coding sequence ATGAAAGGAGGGGCGTGGGCCGCGATCGGCGGGTGGGTGTCCGCCGTCCGCGCGGCGGAGGGCGATTGGCTTTCGACCCCGCCGGTCCCGGAAACCCCGTTCCCGTGGTTCCGTCTTGCGGCGCTTTTGCTGATCACGGTCGGTTTCGTGGTGGCCGCCAAACGGCTGGGGCGATCGCGGGCCCGGACGGGAAACCGCCCCGAGGCGTTGGCCCTCCTGGGGAAACTGCCGTTGGGTCCCAAAAGCGGCGTCGGGTTTGTGGCCGTCGGTTCCCGGCGCTTTTTGGTCGGGTTCGGCGAAAACGGGGTTCATCCCATCGCCCGATGGGAAGAGCCCCCGGACGCCGCGCCGATCCGTTCCCGGACCCCGGCGCTTCGGGTCGACGTTCCGAACGTTTTTTTTCATGAAAGTTAA
- the tadA gene encoding Flp pilus assembly complex ATPase component TadA — MTTAPATLLFVDDEVNTLNALRRVFADPGYRVLVAAGPPEALDVLSREPVDLICSDQNMPGRTGLDLLREVRERWPHIKRLMLTVVTDAKVMREAAERGAVYKYLNKPWDDDDLKMTVRRALEHGTLESAHHRLQDRSCAQDELVEKIDRLWDRPRGTLGFVLEKAGLVTADQAAAAGRERRAPESLIETLVRMDRVTEAQVLRVVADAQHVPTIELDGVALAAEAVKMVPREICEKGRLAPVRIENDRLVIAFADPTDVVKIENLAIVTGLPVTALAATPSGILKSLDRFFGDSPAYTSLQDFEKQVQYDQGGRFDLVVEEEEPNALDKLFSGTDEASVVRLVNAIVFEGLKSRASDIHIEPKARVSLVRYRVDGMLQTRLKIPGPLHAPTMSRLKILAKLDIAERRRPQDGRLTLKAGPRLIDVRLSTMPTVEGEKMVLRILDTSGAVKKVADVGFAAADLLRLSPLLRRPQGIVLSTGPTGSGKTTTLYAILNETLSPYKNYETIEDPVEYRLEGANQVQVRESLGLSFAATLRCTLRQDPDVILLGEIRDEETADVAFKAALTGHLVLSTLHTNSTVASLTRLIDIGVKPYLLASALEGIIAQRLVRRICESCRTRVEPAADTLGLLRLRPEDFPTVFAGTGCDRCDHSGYRGRTGLFEVLVVTDELRRGIAGGVEESAVAGLARAAGMRTLLEDGLEKARAGITTLEEVLRVMGPPTRYEEPCGSCRRPYEVTHGFCPFCGAERRNRCGGCHRTLEPLWSHCPGCGHKRTTPAARPVL, encoded by the coding sequence ATGACCACCGCCCCGGCCACCCTGCTGTTTGTGGACGACGAAGTCAACACCTTGAACGCCCTGCGGCGGGTGTTCGCCGATCCGGGGTATCGGGTGTTGGTGGCGGCCGGTCCGCCCGAGGCGTTGGACGTGCTGTCCCGGGAGCCCGTGGATTTGATCTGCAGCGATCAGAACATGCCGGGCCGCACGGGGCTGGACCTTCTACGGGAGGTGCGCGAGCGGTGGCCGCACATCAAGCGCCTGATGCTGACGGTGGTCACCGACGCCAAGGTCATGCGGGAAGCGGCGGAGCGGGGCGCGGTCTACAAATACCTGAACAAACCCTGGGACGACGACGATTTAAAAATGACCGTGCGGCGGGCCCTGGAACACGGCACGCTCGAATCGGCCCACCACCGGCTGCAAGACCGGTCCTGCGCCCAGGACGAATTGGTCGAAAAAATCGACCGCTTGTGGGACCGGCCCCGGGGCACCCTCGGCTTCGTCCTTGAGAAAGCCGGGCTCGTGACGGCGGACCAGGCCGCCGCGGCCGGACGGGAACGCCGGGCGCCGGAATCCCTGATTGAAACGCTCGTACGGATGGATCGGGTGACCGAGGCCCAGGTGCTCCGGGTGGTGGCCGACGCCCAGCACGTCCCCACGATCGAACTGGACGGCGTGGCCCTGGCCGCCGAGGCCGTTAAAATGGTGCCCCGGGAGATCTGCGAAAAAGGGCGTTTGGCCCCCGTCCGGATCGAAAACGATCGACTGGTGATCGCCTTCGCCGACCCCACCGACGTGGTCAAAATCGAAAACCTCGCCATCGTCACCGGACTGCCCGTCACGGCCCTGGCCGCGACGCCTTCCGGCATTTTGAAAAGCTTGGACCGATTTTTTGGGGACTCCCCGGCGTACACGTCGCTTCAGGATTTTGAAAAGCAGGTCCAATACGACCAGGGCGGCCGGTTCGACCTCGTGGTGGAGGAGGAAGAACCCAACGCCCTGGACAAACTGTTCTCGGGAACCGACGAAGCCTCCGTGGTCCGCCTGGTGAACGCCATCGTCTTCGAAGGGCTTAAAAGCCGGGCCTCCGACATTCACATCGAACCCAAGGCCCGGGTGTCCCTGGTCCGCTACCGGGTGGACGGCATGCTGCAGACGCGGTTAAAAATCCCCGGACCCCTCCACGCGCCCACGATGTCCCGCCTCAAAATCCTGGCCAAGCTGGACATCGCCGAACGGCGGCGCCCCCAGGACGGCCGGCTGACGCTCAAGGCCGGACCCCGGTTGATCGACGTGCGTCTTTCGACCATGCCCACCGTCGAAGGGGAGAAAATGGTCCTCCGCATTCTGGACACCTCCGGGGCCGTCAAGAAAGTGGCGGACGTGGGCTTTGCGGCCGCCGACCTTCTTCGTCTCTCCCCCCTGCTGCGCCGCCCCCAGGGCATCGTGCTGTCCACCGGCCCCACGGGGTCGGGAAAAACCACCACGCTCTACGCCATTTTGAACGAAACCTTGAGCCCCTATAAAAATTACGAGACCATCGAAGATCCCGTGGAATACCGGCTGGAGGGGGCCAATCAAGTGCAGGTCCGGGAGAGCCTGGGGTTGTCCTTCGCCGCCACCCTCCGCTGCACCCTGCGACAGGACCCGGACGTCATTTTGCTCGGCGAAATCCGCGACGAGGAAACCGCCGACGTGGCTTTCAAAGCCGCCTTGACCGGCCACCTGGTTCTTTCGACGCTGCACACCAACAGCACCGTGGCGTCCCTCACCCGTTTGATCGACATCGGCGTCAAACCCTACCTGCTGGCGTCGGCCCTGGAAGGGATCATCGCCCAACGGCTCGTTCGCCGGATTTGCGAAAGCTGCCGGACCCGGGTGGAGCCCGCCGCGGATACCCTGGGGCTCCTCCGCCTGCGGCCCGAAGATTTTCCGACCGTTTTCGCGGGAACGGGCTGCGATCGATGCGACCACTCGGGCTACCGGGGCCGGACGGGGCTTTTTGAAGTTTTGGTGGTGACGGACGAGCTGCGGCGGGGAATCGCCGGCGGGGTGGAGGAATCGGCGGTCGCGGGCCTGGCCCGGGCCGCCGGAATGCGAACGCTGTTGGAGGACGGGTTGGAAAAAGCCCGCGCCGGAATCACCACCCTGGAGGAGGTTCTTCGGGTGATGGGGCCCCCCACCCGCTACGAAGAACCCTGCGGATCCTGCCGACGCCCCTACGAGGTCACCCACGGGTTCTGCCCATTTTGCGGCGCCGAGCGCCGAAACCGGTGCGGGGGGTGCCACCGGACTCTGGAGCCCCTGTGGAGTCATTGCCCCGGGTGCGGCCACAAACGGACCACGCCCGCGGCGCGGCCCGTTCTCTAA
- a CDS encoding EscU/YscU/HrcU family type III secretion system export apparatus switch protein, translating into MAPGSDQKTEKPSPHKLQKARREGQIAQSRDVPAVAALVGAAGVLISQGPQWGARWGALWRETVSLAGKSATESVPLNAAAMLALKGGAVLILPVLAAAALCALALGAAQTRGLFAPTLLKFDWSRSNPLSGARRLLSPRNGADALKTFLKAAGFALIAGRAVWSLAVKSPADLGRGLPAMTAQVGARFSEVLWDAVLFFSALAAWDYYQQHRRWESDLRMSKQEMKEEHREMEGNPQVKSRLKSLRKKWASRRMMSQVPKADVVITNPTHLAVALRYRPRTSAPEVVAKGADLVAQRIRELARANGVPLLENKPLAQLLYQKVDVGSPVPVALYQAVAEVLAYVYRLKNPRR; encoded by the coding sequence GTGGCCCCCGGGTCCGATCAGAAAACCGAAAAGCCCTCTCCCCACAAACTTCAAAAGGCCCGACGCGAAGGGCAAATCGCCCAGAGCCGGGACGTGCCGGCCGTGGCCGCTCTGGTCGGTGCGGCCGGCGTGTTGATTTCCCAGGGGCCCCAGTGGGGGGCCCGCTGGGGGGCGCTCTGGCGGGAAACGGTGTCGTTGGCGGGAAAATCCGCCACGGAAAGCGTGCCGTTAAACGCCGCGGCGATGTTGGCCCTCAAGGGGGGCGCGGTGTTGATCCTGCCGGTACTGGCGGCCGCGGCTTTGTGCGCGTTGGCCCTGGGAGCGGCCCAAACCCGGGGCCTTTTCGCGCCGACTCTCTTGAAATTCGACTGGTCCCGTTCCAACCCCTTGTCCGGGGCCCGACGGCTTCTGAGCCCCCGCAACGGCGCGGACGCTTTGAAGACGTTCTTGAAAGCCGCGGGGTTCGCCTTGATCGCCGGCCGCGCCGTGTGGTCGCTGGCGGTCAAATCGCCGGCGGACCTGGGCCGGGGATTGCCCGCCATGACGGCCCAGGTGGGGGCCCGGTTCTCGGAAGTTCTTTGGGACGCCGTCCTTTTCTTTTCCGCCTTGGCCGCCTGGGATTATTACCAACAGCACCGTCGTTGGGAAAGCGATCTCCGCATGAGCAAGCAAGAAATGAAGGAAGAGCACCGGGAAATGGAAGGCAACCCCCAGGTGAAGTCGCGCCTTAAAAGCTTGCGCAAAAAATGGGCCTCCCGCCGCATGATGAGCCAGGTGCCCAAAGCCGACGTCGTGATTACGAACCCCACCCACCTGGCGGTGGCCCTCCGCTACCGGCCCCGCACCAGCGCGCCGGAGGTGGTCGCCAAGGGCGCCGATTTGGTGGCCCAACGCATCCGGGAATTGGCCCGGGCGAACGGGGTGCCGCTCCTTGAAAACAAACCCTTGGCACAACTCTTGTATCAGAAAGTGGATGTGGGGAGCCCCGTGCCCGTGGCCCTCTACCAGGCGGTGGCCGAAGTGTTGGCCTACGTGTACCGCTTGAAGAATCCTCGGAGGTAA
- a CDS encoding flagellar biosynthetic protein FliR → MAIPDPLRFVLVFARVLGLFAVAPPFAGRGVPVARLAAALGVSALVVSWARGAPPLATDAWGVGLAVISETGVGAALGGLLALFFSAYQTAGHLIGNQMGFGWAGFFDPRTNESVDDLAELYHRLALLLFFILDGPWRLLKLTVWSFEKIGPGEALWTGRLAGLWVESVGRSMALAAAAAAPTVGALWLSSLLIGFLVRAAPQMNLAAIDFPARALIGFASLWVGVAALIRFFPGTAAGAFDQLSWFLKNLGG, encoded by the coding sequence GTGGCGATCCCCGATCCCCTTCGATTCGTCTTGGTGTTCGCCCGGGTGTTGGGCCTTTTCGCCGTGGCGCCTCCCTTCGCGGGGCGCGGCGTTCCGGTGGCGCGTTTGGCGGCGGCCCTGGGGGTGAGCGCTTTGGTGGTGTCCTGGGCTCGGGGCGCGCCGCCCCTGGCGACCGACGCCTGGGGGGTCGGGTTGGCCGTGATCTCCGAAACCGGCGTTGGAGCGGCCCTGGGGGGCCTTTTGGCGCTGTTTTTCTCGGCGTATCAAACCGCCGGCCATTTAATCGGGAATCAAATGGGGTTCGGCTGGGCCGGTTTTTTCGACCCCCGCACGAACGAATCGGTGGACGATTTGGCGGAACTCTACCACCGCCTCGCCCTCCTGCTTTTTTTTATTTTGGACGGTCCCTGGCGGCTTTTGAAACTGACGGTTTGGAGCTTCGAGAAAATCGGACCGGGGGAAGCCTTGTGGACGGGACGCCTCGCCGGCCTGTGGGTGGAGAGCGTCGGTCGCTCCATGGCCCTGGCCGCCGCGGCCGCGGCCCCGACAGTGGGGGCTCTGTGGCTGTCCTCCCTCTTGATCGGGTTCCTGGTTCGCGCGGCGCCCCAGATGAATCTGGCCGCCATTGATTTCCCCGCCCGGGCCCTGATCGGGTTCGCGTCCCTCTGGGTCGGGGTGGCCGCTTTGATTCGGTTTTTCCCCGGAACCGCCGCGGGCGCCTTCGACCAACTGTCCTGGTTTTTGAAAAACCTGGGGGGCTAA
- the fliQ gene encoding flagellar biosynthesis protein FliQ, producing MSADTVASLLREAFWAVLLAAGPVLLVALAAGIVIGLFQAATQIHEMTLVFVPKLLLVALVTAVLGHWQWAALVRFAERMISALPQAAR from the coding sequence ATGAGCGCGGACACCGTCGCGTCGTTGTTGCGGGAGGCTTTTTGGGCGGTCCTCCTGGCGGCGGGGCCCGTTTTGCTTGTGGCCTTGGCGGCGGGCATCGTGATCGGTTTGTTTCAAGCCGCGACGCAGATTCACGAAATGACCCTGGTGTTCGTTCCCAAACTGCTCCTCGTGGCGCTGGTGACGGCCGTGCTCGGCCATTGGCAATGGGCGGCTCTTGTTCGATTCGCCGAGCGCATGATCAGCGCCCTGCCCCAGGCCGCCCGTTAA
- a CDS encoding FliA/WhiG family RNA polymerase sigma factor: protein MRNATSEKGIAGRASATPAVLEDAWRRFLVDRDLSARETILAQFAPLVRHVVGRMPVALVPQVDRDDLESAGAIGLLKALDRFDPGRNVKFDTFAYRWIQGSVLDHLRRLDPLSRGGRRRVERYKAAKNEMRERLGRDPSDLEIAGALGLSPADMRGLHQEVVHDGEMSLDGGPRGNEDGDGGGPDLLAARAEPDVLSCLEKEEVIRRLREGVDALPEKERRVVSLYYFEELTLREIGEVLGVSESRVCQIHARAVKIIEHWLASPRATPAGCPS, encoded by the coding sequence ATGAGGAACGCAACGTCGGAAAAAGGAATCGCGGGTCGCGCCTCCGCCACGCCCGCCGTTTTGGAGGACGCCTGGCGGCGGTTTTTGGTGGACCGCGATCTTTCGGCGCGGGAAACCATTCTGGCGCAATTCGCGCCGTTGGTGCGCCACGTGGTCGGCCGCATGCCGGTGGCGTTGGTCCCCCAGGTGGATCGGGACGACCTCGAAAGCGCGGGGGCCATCGGCCTGTTGAAGGCGCTGGACCGTTTTGATCCCGGCCGGAACGTTAAATTCGACACCTTCGCCTACCGGTGGATCCAGGGAAGCGTGCTCGACCATTTGCGCCGGTTGGACCCCTTGAGCCGCGGAGGCCGGCGGCGCGTGGAGCGCTACAAAGCCGCGAAAAACGAAATGCGGGAACGCCTGGGGCGGGACCCTTCGGATCTCGAAATCGCCGGGGCGCTGGGATTGAGCCCGGCGGACATGCGCGGGTTGCACCAGGAGGTCGTGCACGACGGCGAAATGTCTCTGGACGGCGGCCCCCGAGGAAACGAAGACGGCGACGGCGGCGGTCCCGACCTGCTGGCGGCCCGGGCCGAACCGGACGTCCTCTCCTGCCTGGAAAAAGAGGAAGTGATCCGACGTCTGCGCGAAGGCGTTGACGCCTTGCCGGAGAAGGAACGGCGGGTGGTGTCCCTGTATTATTTCGAAGAACTGACCCTTCGGGAAATCGGCGAAGTGCTGGGGGTCTCGGAGTCCCGGGTGTGCCAGATCCACGCGCGGGCGGTCAAGATCATCGAGCACTGGCTGGCGTCGCCCCGGGCCACCCCGGCGGGGTGTCCGTCGTGA
- a CDS encoding GGDEF domain-containing protein, translating to MNVRVLWPRLGGRWWTGGALAQWLRPGRWTFWPWAGRSRGARRREREERLFHAVRRLRRRNRRLRTLVSLDGLTGVANRRALNERLRAEWFRARRGSYPLALLLVDIDYFKAFNDRFGHLAGDDALKNVARALMETARRPGDLVARYGGEEFAVVLPHTDVPGAALVAESLRQAVHKTVRRLSIEGAGLTVSVGVASWIPDGRAAPLDLMAAADQALYRAKARGRNRVELDWPSWGRPLRANVAPAVA from the coding sequence GTGAACGTCCGCGTCCTTTGGCCGCGGTTGGGGGGGCGGTGGTGGACGGGGGGGGCCTTGGCCCAATGGCTTCGTCCGGGCCGATGGACGTTTTGGCCTTGGGCGGGCCGATCGCGGGGGGCCCGTCGTCGGGAGCGGGAGGAACGGTTGTTTCACGCCGTGCGGCGGTTGAGGCGGCGGAACAGGCGTTTGCGCACGTTGGTGTCTTTGGACGGCCTCACGGGGGTGGCCAACCGGCGGGCCCTCAACGAACGGTTGCGGGCCGAGTGGTTCCGGGCGCGGCGCGGTTCCTACCCGCTGGCCCTGCTGTTGGTCGACATCGATTATTTCAAAGCCTTCAACGACCGGTTCGGCCATTTGGCGGGGGACGACGCGCTTAAAAACGTCGCCCGGGCGTTGATGGAAACGGCGCGACGGCCCGGCGACCTGGTGGCGCGTTACGGCGGAGAGGAATTCGCCGTCGTACTGCCCCACACCGACGTGCCCGGGGCCGCCTTGGTCGCCGAAAGCCTTCGACAGGCCGTGCACAAAACGGTGCGGAGGTTGTCGATCGAAGGGGCCGGCTTGACGGTCAGCGTCGGCGTGGCCTCGTGGATTCCCGACGGTCGAGCCGCGCCTTTGGATCTGATGGCCGCCGCGGACCAGGCCCTCTATCGGGCGAAAGCCCGGGGGCGAAACCGGGTGGAACTGGACTGGCCGTCCTGGGGTCGTCCCCTGCGGGCGAACGTGGCCCCGGCCGTCGCTTAA
- the fliP gene encoding flagellar type III secretion system pore protein FliP (The bacterial flagellar biogenesis protein FliP forms a type III secretion system (T3SS)-type pore required for flagellar assembly.): protein MKVKRFPWVLLLLLAAGPALAAAGPAEGLLRTLGEPKRLSSAMETVVVLTLLSLIPSVLILTTCFLRFSLVLGFARQALSLQQTPPNHVLISLAMVLTFFVMGPTLKTINDTAVQPYRKGTLGFEEALEKGAAPLRVFLLKQTRRRELSLAVRMARLEPKTEADVPFHVLTTAYVLSELKTAFQMGFLLFIPFLVIDLGVSSVLMSLGMMMVPPNMVALPLKLLLFVMVDGWALLVQGLVESVR from the coding sequence ATGAAAGTTAAGCGGTTTCCCTGGGTCCTTCTGCTCCTTCTGGCGGCCGGCCCCGCCCTCGCGGCGGCGGGACCGGCGGAGGGTCTTCTCCGAACCTTGGGCGAACCCAAGCGCCTGTCGTCCGCCATGGAAACCGTCGTCGTCCTCACGCTCCTGTCCCTGATCCCGTCGGTCCTGATCCTCACCACCTGTTTTCTCCGGTTCTCCCTCGTCCTGGGTTTCGCCCGGCAGGCCCTGAGCCTCCAGCAAACGCCCCCGAACCACGTGTTGATCAGCCTGGCGATGGTGTTGACATTTTTCGTCATGGGACCGACTCTCAAAACCATCAACGACACCGCGGTGCAACCCTACCGCAAGGGGACCCTCGGTTTTGAAGAGGCCCTGGAAAAGGGGGCCGCCCCGCTTCGGGTGTTTCTGTTGAAGCAAACCCGCCGGCGGGAACTTTCGTTGGCGGTCCGAATGGCACGCCTGGAACCCAAAACCGAGGCGGACGTGCCCTTTCACGTTTTGACCACGGCCTACGTGCTGAGTGAACTCAAGACGGCTTTTCAAATGGGGTTTCTGCTCTTCATCCCCTTTCTGGTCATCGATTTGGGAGTCTCCAGCGTGTTGATGTCCCTGGGAATGATGATGGTCCCGCCCAACATGGTGGCGCTTCCGCTCAAACTTCTGTTGTTCGTCATGGTCGACGGTTGGGCGTTGTTGGTCCAAGGGCTTGTGGAAAGCGTTCGGTGA
- the flhA gene encoding flagellar biosynthesis protein FlhA: protein MIQKRTLDVLTAFGILGVLATMILPLPTWLLSFLLILNLAMSVTVLLVVLNIREILDFSIFPSVLLGLTLFRLALNVASTKRILMSGDAGAVIEAFGQIVVRGDAVVGFVVFLILVVVQFLVITKGAERVSEVAARFTLDALPGKQMAIDAELNAGLVDEKTATQRRQNIQREADFYGAMDGASKFVRGDAIAAMMIVGINILGGAILGFWRRHMDLADVLRTYTVLSIGDGLVHQIPALIVSTASGVLVTRSATQSPLGQEWARQISANPRALGMAGFTMSLLGVTGLFTGLPVVPFLVVGGTLAAMAWVTRPGARPVPTPAAAPAGGEKDAGRAAEDLSSLLAVEPLELELGYGLLFLVDTGQGGDLLNRVVSIRRRCARELGFVLPPVRIRDSSALYNNTYVIKIKGAEVARGDLMPGYCLAMGGDGIKNVRGLPAKEPTFGLPALWVAESDRRTAEMEGLTVVDNASVVATHLTEVLRDHAHEILGRQEVQTLLNDLKARGQTAVIDELIPGVLSAGAVHRVLQNLLNEKVSIRNLLQILEALSEAAGLTKDPDLLTEYARASLARQISQQYRDEEGTLYGATLSPDLERRLHDSMPKGERTARLVLDPALSDDVARRLLELFSAPAGAADRPVLLCSASLRAVVRRHFERFVPRLTVLSYNEITADTRVKSIGVVGVESPLPVAS from the coding sequence ATGATTCAAAAACGAACCTTGGACGTCCTGACCGCCTTCGGGATTTTGGGCGTCCTGGCGACCATGATTTTGCCGCTGCCGACTTGGTTGCTCAGTTTCCTGTTGATTCTCAATTTGGCCATGTCGGTCACGGTCCTGTTGGTGGTCCTGAACATCCGGGAAATCCTGGATTTCTCCATTTTTCCGTCGGTCCTGCTCGGTCTCACCCTGTTTCGCCTGGCGCTCAACGTGGCGTCGACCAAGCGCATCCTCATGTCGGGAGACGCCGGCGCCGTCATCGAGGCCTTCGGTCAAATCGTGGTGCGGGGGGACGCGGTCGTCGGGTTCGTGGTGTTCCTTATTTTGGTCGTCGTTCAGTTTCTCGTCATCACCAAAGGCGCCGAGCGCGTGTCGGAGGTCGCGGCCCGTTTTACGTTGGACGCTTTGCCCGGCAAGCAAATGGCCATCGACGCGGAACTGAACGCCGGGCTGGTCGATGAGAAAACGGCCACCCAACGGCGGCAGAACATCCAACGGGAGGCCGACTTTTACGGCGCCATGGACGGCGCGTCCAAGTTCGTCCGCGGCGACGCCATCGCGGCCATGATGATCGTCGGCATCAACATCCTGGGCGGAGCGATCCTGGGATTTTGGCGCCGGCACATGGACCTGGCCGACGTGTTGCGCACCTACACCGTCTTGTCCATCGGCGACGGCCTGGTTCATCAAATCCCGGCGTTGATTGTTTCCACCGCTTCGGGCGTCTTGGTCACGCGGTCGGCGACTCAATCGCCGCTGGGGCAGGAGTGGGCCCGCCAAATATCCGCCAACCCCCGGGCCCTGGGCATGGCGGGTTTCACCATGTCGCTGTTGGGGGTGACGGGGCTGTTCACGGGATTGCCCGTCGTGCCTTTTTTGGTGGTCGGAGGGACCCTCGCGGCCATGGCCTGGGTCACCCGTCCGGGGGCCCGGCCCGTCCCGACGCCCGCCGCCGCCCCCGCGGGCGGGGAAAAAGACGCCGGACGCGCCGCCGAAGATCTTTCGTCCCTTTTGGCCGTCGAACCCTTGGAATTGGAATTGGGGTACGGGCTTTTGTTTTTGGTCGACACGGGCCAAGGCGGGGATTTGTTGAACCGCGTCGTGTCGATTCGGCGCCGGTGCGCGCGGGAATTGGGGTTTGTCCTCCCACCGGTGCGGATTCGGGATTCCAGCGCCCTCTACAACAACACCTACGTCATTAAAATCAAAGGGGCCGAAGTCGCCCGTGGGGATTTGATGCCGGGATACTGCCTGGCCATGGGCGGGGACGGCATCAAAAACGTCCGGGGGTTGCCGGCCAAGGAACCGACCTTCGGGCTTCCGGCCCTGTGGGTGGCCGAGAGCGACCGCCGGACCGCCGAAATGGAGGGTCTCACCGTGGTGGACAACGCGTCGGTGGTGGCGACGCACTTGACCGAAGTCCTGCGGGACCACGCCCACGAAATATTGGGCCGCCAGGAGGTCCAAACCCTTTTGAACGACCTGAAGGCCCGGGGCCAAACGGCCGTCATCGACGAATTGATTCCGGGGGTTCTTTCGGCGGGCGCGGTGCATCGGGTTCTCCAGAATCTGTTGAACGAAAAAGTGTCCATTCGAAACCTTCTGCAAATCCTCGAAGCCCTGAGCGAAGCGGCCGGCCTGACGAAAGACCCCGACCTGTTGACCGAATACGCCCGAGCGTCCCTGGCGCGGCAAATTTCCCAACAGTATCGGGACGAGGAAGGCACGCTTTACGGCGCCACGCTTTCGCCGGACCTGGAGCGGCGGCTGCACGATTCCATGCCGAAAGGGGAGCGCACCGCGCGCTTGGTGCTGGACCCGGCCTTGTCGGACGACGTCGCCCGCCGGCTCCTGGAATTGTTCAGTGCCCCGGCCGGGGCGGCCGACCGACCGGTGCTTTTGTGTTCCGCGTCCCTGCGGGCGGTCGTGCGTCGGCATTTTGAACGGTTCGTGCCGCGGTTGACGGTGCTCTCCTACAACGAGATCACCGCCGACACGCGCGTGAAATCCATCGGCGTGGTGGGCGTCGAGTCGCCCCTGCCGGTGGCGTCGTGA
- a CDS encoding carbonic anhydrase, translating to MVHAGEPAGAPASADRVWRALSDGNHRFVKGVLRPRVTVARRRELVEGQHPRAMVLSCSDSRTPPELLFDQGLGDLFVVRSAGEVVDPVALGSLEYAAEHLGVGVLVVMGHRKCGAVAAALSGEPMPTPNLDAIVKRIRPALPDAKTKAGDRARLAEESNVREAVQNILLESPLLRERVASGKLLVIPALYDLTTGRVEKLP from the coding sequence CTGGTACACGCGGGGGAGCCCGCCGGCGCGCCCGCGTCGGCCGACCGGGTCTGGCGCGCGTTGTCCGATGGAAATCATCGATTCGTCAAAGGCGTCCTTCGGCCGCGGGTCACCGTCGCCCGCCGCCGGGAGTTGGTCGAAGGGCAGCACCCCCGCGCCATGGTGTTGTCCTGCTCGGACAGCCGCACCCCGCCGGAGTTGTTGTTCGACCAGGGGTTGGGGGATCTGTTCGTCGTCCGAAGCGCCGGGGAAGTGGTGGACCCCGTGGCTCTGGGCAGCCTGGAATACGCGGCCGAACATTTGGGGGTGGGGGTCTTGGTGGTGATGGGGCACCGGAAGTGCGGGGCCGTGGCGGCGGCCCTGTCCGGCGAGCCGATGCCGACGCCGAATCTGGACGCCATCGTTAAACGCATCCGCCCCGCCTTGCCCGATGCCAAAACCAAGGCCGGCGACCGGGCCCGATTGGCGGAGGAATCCAACGTTCGGGAGGCGGTTCAAAACATCCTTTTGGAAAGTCCGCTCCTTCGGGAGCGGGTGGCGTCGGGGAAACTCCTGGTCATTCCCGCCCTCTACGATTTGACCACCGGCCGCGTGGAGAAACTGCCGTGA
- a CDS encoding response regulator, producing the protein MTSIRLLCVDDERNVLRALQRVFRSERFQLTTALSGPEALALLERGPVPEVVLADYRMPGMNGVELLHQVHERWPETIRIILSGYAEATAVEEALREGKVFRFFAKPWDDQELIAAIEQAVDHPVCRLDWRRGRAGVPPPLP; encoded by the coding sequence ATGACCTCCATTCGCCTCCTCTGCGTCGACGACGAACGCAACGTCCTGCGCGCCCTTCAGCGCGTGTTTCGTTCCGAGCGATTCCAATTGACCACGGCGCTCTCGGGCCCCGAAGCCCTGGCGCTCCTCGAAAGGGGCCCCGTCCCCGAGGTGGTGTTGGCGGACTACCGCATGCCCGGGATGAACGGCGTCGAACTTCTCCATCAAGTCCACGAACGATGGCCCGAAACCATCCGCATTATTTTGTCGGGATACGCCGAAGCCACCGCCGTGGAAGAAGCGCTCCGGGAGGGGAAGGTTTTTCGTTTTTTCGCCAAACCCTGGGACGACCAGGAACTGATTGCCGCCATTGAGCAGGCCGTCGACCACCCCGTGTGCCGTTTGGATTGGCGCCGGGGCCGCGCCGGGGTCCCGCCCCCCCTCCCATGA